One genomic segment of Streptomyces niveus includes these proteins:
- a CDS encoding glycosyl hydrolase, with protein MRGNRPRTRPRPRSYSRSRLVALATAALTTAVMTLTASPAPAGAFPATPRQDVLNYLTSLTGSSVVSGQHNKEPAAAPGRYTQLVKDITGQYPGLWGGDLMFRAEDVANRQRVIDQAKTEWANGSLVTLTWHVCPPTVGSSCEFEGGVKSSISREEFAATVTDGTALNTAWKRRLDEVVPYLRQLKDAGVPVLFRPLHEMNESWNWWGNRPGSDGGARLYRITRDHLAGKGLDNLIWVWNVQDNPAGGWSSYYPGDAYVDVVSLDVWYKNHPSQSDYQQLSGIAGDKPMALAELGKMPGAALLDSQTRWSYFMLWSEQLQGNNSNAEIQAGYFHPRVLNQGEVVLP; from the coding sequence ATGCGCGGAAACCGCCCCCGTACGCGTCCCCGTCCCCGTTCCTACTCCCGATCCCGGCTCGTCGCGCTCGCCACGGCGGCGCTCACCACCGCCGTCATGACCCTCACCGCGTCGCCCGCCCCCGCCGGGGCGTTCCCCGCCACCCCCAGGCAGGACGTGCTCAACTACCTGACGTCCCTCACCGGTTCGAGCGTCGTCTCCGGCCAGCACAACAAGGAACCGGCCGCCGCTCCCGGCCGCTACACCCAGCTCGTGAAGGACATCACCGGCCAGTACCCCGGTCTCTGGGGCGGCGACCTGATGTTCCGCGCCGAGGACGTCGCCAACCGGCAGCGCGTCATCGACCAGGCGAAGACCGAATGGGCCAACGGCTCGCTCGTCACGCTCACCTGGCACGTCTGCCCGCCCACGGTCGGCAGCTCGTGCGAGTTCGAGGGCGGGGTCAAGTCCAGCATCTCCAGGGAGGAGTTCGCGGCGACGGTCACCGACGGCACGGCGCTCAACACCGCGTGGAAGCGCCGCCTCGACGAGGTCGTCCCGTACCTCCGGCAGCTCAAGGACGCGGGCGTCCCCGTACTGTTCCGCCCGCTCCACGAGATGAACGAGTCCTGGAACTGGTGGGGAAACCGTCCCGGCTCCGACGGCGGCGCGCGGCTCTACCGGATCACCCGTGACCATCTCGCCGGCAAGGGACTCGACAACCTGATCTGGGTGTGGAACGTCCAGGACAACCCGGCCGGCGGCTGGAGTTCGTACTATCCGGGAGACGCCTACGTCGACGTCGTGTCGCTGGACGTCTGGTACAAGAACCACCCCAGCCAGTCCGACTACCAGCAGTTGAGCGGTATCGCGGGCGACAAACCGATGGCCCTCGCCGAGCTGGGCAAGATGCCCGGCGCGGCACTGCTCGACAGCCAGACGCGCTGGTCGTACTTCATGCTGTGGTCCGAGCAGTTGCAGGGGAACAACTCCAACGCCGAGATCCAGGCCGGATACTTCCACCCGCGCGTCCTCAACCAGGGCGAGGTGGTGCTCCCTTAG
- a CDS encoding AMP-binding protein: MELTPAVLTPSAHRDTFPRDHLPPAGQWPELVFDPPELRGPDRLNCAVELLDGTVERFGADRPVFHLPSGDTWSYDQLRTRVDRIAHVLTSELGVVPGNRVMLRGPTTPWLAACWLAVLKAGAVAVTVLAQQRARELATMCEIARVSHALCDIRSVDELVKAEVPGLRVVTYGGDAPDDLLRRAEGMPERYEAVETAADDVALIAFTSGTTGRPKGCMHFHRDVLSIADTFSRHVLRPEPGDVFAGSPPLGFTFGLGGLVVFPMRAGASTLLLEQAGPKQLLAAVAERGVSVLFTAPTAYRVMLGELAAADGSAYDISGLRRCVSAGENLPAATWQDWYERTGIRVINGIGATELLHIFISAADDAVRPGTTGVPVPGWQARVVDEAGDPLPDGEPGLLAVRGPVGCRYLSDPRQSVYVHGGWNLTGDTYVREPDGYFRYVARADDMIISAGYNIAGPQVEEVLLTHPDVTEAAVVGHPDELRGQIVAAYVVLREGARPDEGMKEALREFVTERLVPYKCPRVFEFLPALPRTPTGKLQRFRLRPDA, from the coding sequence ATGGAGCTGACACCGGCGGTTCTCACACCCTCGGCGCACCGCGACACTTTTCCGCGCGACCATCTGCCGCCGGCCGGACAGTGGCCGGAGCTCGTCTTCGACCCGCCCGAACTGCGCGGACCCGACCGGCTCAACTGCGCCGTCGAACTCCTCGACGGCACGGTGGAGCGCTTCGGCGCCGACCGCCCCGTCTTCCATCTCCCGTCGGGCGACACCTGGTCCTACGACCAACTGCGCACCCGGGTGGACCGGATCGCGCACGTCCTGACCTCCGAGCTGGGCGTGGTGCCGGGAAACCGGGTCATGCTGCGCGGACCGACCACGCCCTGGCTGGCCGCGTGCTGGCTCGCCGTACTGAAGGCGGGCGCGGTGGCGGTGACGGTGCTCGCGCAGCAGCGGGCGCGCGAGCTGGCGACGATGTGCGAGATCGCGCGGGTCAGCCACGCGCTGTGCGACATCAGATCGGTGGACGAGCTGGTCAAGGCGGAGGTGCCGGGACTGCGCGTCGTGACCTACGGAGGGGACGCGCCGGACGATCTCCTGCGGCGGGCGGAGGGGATGCCGGAGCGGTACGAGGCGGTGGAGACGGCGGCCGACGACGTCGCGCTCATCGCGTTCACCTCGGGGACCACGGGGCGGCCCAAGGGGTGCATGCACTTCCACCGCGACGTGCTCTCCATCGCCGACACGTTCTCGCGCCATGTGCTGCGCCCGGAGCCGGGCGATGTGTTCGCCGGCAGCCCGCCGCTCGGCTTCACCTTCGGGCTCGGCGGTCTGGTGGTCTTCCCGATGCGGGCGGGCGCGTCGACACTGCTGCTCGAACAGGCCGGTCCCAAGCAGCTGTTGGCGGCCGTGGCCGAGCGGGGGGTGTCGGTGCTGTTCACGGCGCCGACGGCGTACCGCGTGATGCTGGGCGAGCTGGCCGCGGCCGACGGCAGCGCGTACGACATCTCCGGTCTGCGCCGCTGTGTGTCCGCCGGGGAGAATCTGCCCGCCGCCACCTGGCAGGACTGGTACGAGCGGACCGGTATCCGCGTCATCAACGGCATCGGCGCGACGGAGCTGCTGCACATCTTCATCTCGGCGGCCGACGACGCCGTCCGTCCCGGCACGACGGGCGTGCCGGTGCCCGGCTGGCAGGCGCGCGTGGTGGACGAGGCGGGCGATCCGCTGCCCGACGGGGAGCCGGGGCTGCTGGCCGTGCGCGGCCCGGTGGGCTGCCGGTATCTCTCCGATCCGCGTCAGTCGGTCTATGTGCACGGTGGCTGGAACCTCACCGGCGACACCTATGTGCGGGAGCCTGACGGCTACTTCCGCTATGTCGCCCGCGCGGACGACATGATCATCTCGGCGGGGTACAACATCGCGGGACCGCAGGTCGAGGAGGTCCTGCTGACCCATCCCGATGTGACGGAGGCGGCGGTCGTGGGGCACCCCGACGAGTTGCGGGGGCAGATCGTGGCGGCGTACGTCGTCCTGCGCGAGGGCGCGCGGCCGGACGAGGGGATGAAGGAGGCACTGCGTGAGTTCGTCACGGAGCGGCTGGTGCCGTACAAGTGCCCGCGCGTCTTCGAGTTCCTGCCCGCGCTCCCCCGCACCCCGACGGGCAAACTCCAGCGGTTCCGTCTACGGCCGGACGCCTGA
- a CDS encoding RidA family protein: MSLERTNPAELAPPSGFSHAVSVSATDGRLVFLAGQTALDGTGAVVGETLVEQFETALGNLLTALAATGGSPAHLARVTVYATDVADYRAHAAELGRVWKRLAGREYPAMALIGAVRLWDESALVELDGIAMVPRTPDELSKG; encoded by the coding sequence ATGAGCCTGGAGCGGACCAACCCCGCGGAACTCGCCCCGCCCAGCGGCTTCTCGCACGCGGTCAGCGTGAGCGCGACGGACGGCCGGCTGGTCTTCCTGGCCGGCCAGACCGCGCTCGACGGGACGGGCGCGGTGGTGGGGGAGACCCTGGTCGAGCAGTTCGAGACGGCCCTCGGCAATCTGCTCACCGCGCTGGCCGCGACGGGCGGCTCCCCGGCCCATCTCGCCCGCGTCACCGTCTACGCCACCGACGTGGCGGACTACCGCGCGCACGCCGCCGAACTGGGCCGGGTGTGGAAGCGGCTCGCCGGCCGCGAGTACCCGGCGATGGCGCTGATCGGCGCGGTCAGACTCTGGGACGAGAGCGCGCTCGTGGAGCTGGACGGCATCGCGATGGTGCCCCGGACGCCCGACGAGTTGAGTAAAGGTTAA
- a CDS encoding glycoside hydrolase family 2 protein, with amino-acid sequence MKDVTPLTEGWTLRHAAGDTVPAPAEAPAGDIPATVPGCVHTDLLAAGLIEDPFLSRNETAVAWVGRTDWRYDTALGPRDTAHERTDLVLDGLDTVAAVRVGGVPVGNTRNMHRSYRFDITDRLDPAAATPLSVEFTSAYTEAEAVRAQVGERPNAYPEPFQYIRKMACSFGWDWGPTLVTAGMWRPVRLEHWSTARLATVRPLVTVDGPTGRAELRVDVERTATGGGVLTVRARVGDHTASADFDGDGTTLTVEVPDPALWWPRGYGEQPLYDTELELLDATGAVLDRWERRIGFRTVTLDTGADAHGTAFTLAVNAEPVFARGVNWIPDDVFPSRIGPDRYRARLTQAADAGVNLVRVWGGGIYESDDFYDVCDELGLLVWQDFLFACAAYPEEQPLRSEIEAEARENVTRLMPHASLVLWNGNNENLWGFRDWDWEPALDGGSWGEGYYLGLLPRVVAETDPTRPYWAGSPWSGGWDHHPNEPAHGTAHSWDVWNRTDYTDYLDTVPRFVAEFGWQAPPAHATLRRALPGEELLPTSPGMLHHQKAHDGNGKLERGLAHHFAVPPAGPAHFDRWHYLTQLNQARAVATGIEHWRSHWPVCAGTVLWQLNDCWPVTSWAAVDGDARPKPLYFTLRRLYADRLLTVQRRDGRPTVVADNQSAIPWDAAVRLRRMAADGRILAETTVTARAGARSVALATVPGELLPDAGSGKEFLVADAGELRALHFPVRDHAFAYPAPRYDVATVRRGDEPDAVDVVVTARTLLRDLLLQADRLAPTAVADQGPLTLLPGESATIRVRGWDGGGDGDGDGATAAVRAALFMVEPA; translated from the coding sequence ATGAAGGACGTCACCCCCCTCACCGAGGGCTGGACGCTGCGCCACGCCGCGGGCGACACCGTCCCCGCCCCGGCCGAGGCGCCCGCCGGCGACATCCCCGCGACTGTTCCGGGCTGCGTCCACACCGATCTGCTCGCCGCCGGGCTGATCGAGGACCCCTTCCTCTCCCGGAACGAGACCGCGGTCGCCTGGGTGGGCCGTACGGACTGGCGTTACGACACCGCGCTCGGCCCACGCGACACCGCGCACGAGCGCACCGACCTCGTCCTCGACGGACTCGACACCGTCGCCGCCGTCCGGGTTGGCGGCGTACCCGTCGGCAACACCCGCAACATGCACCGGAGTTACCGCTTCGACATCACCGACCGGCTGGACCCGGCCGCCGCCACACCGCTGTCCGTGGAGTTCACCTCCGCCTATACGGAGGCCGAGGCCGTACGCGCGCAGGTGGGGGAGCGGCCCAACGCCTATCCCGAGCCGTTCCAGTACATCCGCAAGATGGCCTGCTCCTTCGGCTGGGACTGGGGGCCGACCCTCGTCACCGCCGGCATGTGGAGGCCCGTCCGCCTGGAGCACTGGTCCACGGCCCGCCTCGCCACCGTCCGCCCGCTCGTCACCGTCGACGGCCCGACCGGCCGCGCGGAACTGCGCGTCGACGTCGAGCGGACCGCCACGGGCGGCGGGGTCCTCACTGTCCGCGCCCGCGTCGGCGACCACACCGCGTCCGCCGACTTCGACGGCGACGGCACCACGCTCACGGTCGAAGTCCCCGACCCCGCCCTGTGGTGGCCCCGGGGCTACGGCGAACAGCCCCTCTACGACACCGAGTTGGAGTTGCTGGACGCCACCGGCGCGGTCCTCGACCGGTGGGAGCGCCGGATCGGATTCCGTACCGTCACCCTCGACACCGGCGCCGACGCGCACGGCACCGCGTTCACCCTGGCCGTCAACGCTGAGCCGGTCTTCGCACGCGGCGTCAACTGGATCCCCGACGACGTCTTCCCCTCCCGCATCGGCCCCGACCGCTACCGCGCCCGCCTCACCCAGGCCGCCGACGCGGGCGTCAACCTCGTACGGGTCTGGGGCGGCGGCATCTACGAGAGCGACGACTTCTACGACGTCTGCGACGAACTCGGCCTGCTGGTCTGGCAGGACTTCCTCTTCGCCTGCGCCGCCTACCCCGAGGAGCAGCCGCTGCGCTCCGAGATCGAGGCCGAGGCCCGCGAGAACGTCACCCGCCTCATGCCGCACGCCTCCCTCGTCCTGTGGAACGGCAACAACGAGAACCTGTGGGGCTTCCGCGACTGGGACTGGGAGCCCGCGCTCGACGGCGGCTCCTGGGGCGAGGGCTACTACCTGGGCCTGCTGCCCCGTGTCGTCGCCGAGACCGACCCCACCCGGCCCTACTGGGCGGGCAGCCCCTGGTCCGGCGGCTGGGACCACCACCCCAACGAGCCCGCGCACGGCACCGCGCACTCCTGGGACGTCTGGAACCGCACCGACTACACGGACTACCTCGACACCGTCCCGCGCTTCGTCGCCGAATTCGGCTGGCAGGCCCCGCCCGCCCACGCCACCCTGCGGCGCGCGCTGCCGGGGGAGGAACTTCTCCCCACCTCACCGGGGATGCTCCACCACCAGAAGGCGCACGACGGCAACGGCAAACTGGAGCGCGGCCTCGCCCACCACTTCGCGGTGCCCCCGGCCGGACCCGCGCACTTCGACCGCTGGCACTACCTCACCCAGCTCAACCAGGCACGGGCCGTCGCCACCGGCATCGAACACTGGCGCTCCCACTGGCCGGTGTGCGCGGGCACCGTGCTCTGGCAGCTCAACGACTGCTGGCCGGTGACCTCCTGGGCCGCAGTCGACGGCGACGCACGCCCCAAGCCGCTCTACTTCACGCTGCGCCGGCTGTACGCGGACCGGCTGCTCACCGTACAGAGACGCGACGGACGGCCCACCGTCGTCGCCGACAACCAGTCCGCGATCCCGTGGGACGCGGCCGTACGGCTGCGCCGCATGGCCGCCGACGGCCGGATCCTCGCCGAGACGACCGTGACGGCGCGGGCCGGAGCACGCTCGGTCGCGCTCGCGACCGTGCCCGGCGAGCTGCTGCCGGACGCCGGTTCCGGGAAGGAGTTCCTGGTCGCCGACGCGGGGGAGCTGCGGGCGCTGCACTTCCCCGTACGCGACCACGCCTTCGCCTATCCCGCCCCGCGCTACGACGTGGCGACGGTCCGCCGGGGCGACGAACCCGATGCCGTGGACGTCGTCGTCACCGCCCGCACGCTCCTGCGTGATCTGCTGCTCCAGGCCGACCGGCTCGCGCCCACCGCCGTCGCCGACCAGGGGCCGCTGACGCTGCTGCCGGGCGAGAGCGCCACCATCCGCGTACGCGGCTGGGACGGCGGGGGAGACGGCGACGGCGACGGAGCGACCGCCGCCGTACGCGCCGCGCTGTTCATGGTGGAGCCGGCGTGA
- a CDS encoding LacI family DNA-binding transcriptional regulator produces MSAAGQRLTIRDVAARAGVSRAAVSLAFNNKPGVSETTRAHILRTAEVMGWEPNRSARARGSRGTGAGTGTVGLVIRRPARQLGLEPFYMDFISGIGSVLTERSGALLLRLVRDLDEEIELQRHWWRSGQIAGSVLVDLQRDDPRVPALAELGMPVIAVGHPSLTGPFTALWTDDGTAVTEAVRYLAALGHRSIAHVGGPAELGHSALRTEAFTAAMTELGLADARRRVTDYSGDDGARATRSLLASAARPTAIIYDNDLMAVAGLSVAAEMGLRVPSDVSLLAWDDSQLCRLTHPSLSAMSHDIHAFGAEVARAMYDVLGGERVTGRQVPTPSLTPRGSTGPPPPP; encoded by the coding sequence GTGAGCGCGGCCGGGCAACGGCTCACCATCCGGGACGTCGCCGCCCGCGCCGGGGTGTCGCGCGCCGCCGTCTCCCTCGCCTTCAACAACAAGCCGGGCGTCTCCGAGACCACACGGGCGCACATCCTGCGGACCGCCGAGGTGATGGGCTGGGAGCCCAACCGCTCGGCCCGCGCGCGAGGTTCGCGGGGCACGGGCGCCGGCACGGGCACCGTGGGACTCGTCATCCGCCGCCCGGCCCGCCAACTCGGCCTGGAACCCTTCTACATGGACTTCATCTCCGGTATCGGCAGCGTGCTGACCGAGCGCTCCGGCGCCCTGCTGCTGCGCCTGGTACGGGACCTGGACGAGGAGATCGAGCTCCAGCGGCACTGGTGGAGATCCGGCCAGATCGCCGGATCCGTCCTGGTCGACCTCCAGCGCGACGACCCGCGCGTCCCCGCCCTCGCCGAGCTCGGCATGCCGGTGATCGCGGTCGGCCACCCCTCGCTCACCGGGCCGTTCACCGCGCTGTGGACGGACGACGGTACGGCCGTCACGGAGGCCGTCCGCTATCTCGCGGCCCTCGGCCACCGCTCCATCGCCCATGTCGGCGGACCGGCAGAACTGGGCCACAGCGCCCTGCGCACCGAGGCGTTCACCGCCGCCATGACCGAACTGGGCCTCGCCGACGCGCGCCGCCGCGTCACCGACTACTCCGGCGACGACGGCGCCCGCGCCACCCGCTCGCTGCTCGCCTCCGCCGCCCGCCCCACGGCGATCATTTACGACAACGACCTGATGGCCGTCGCGGGGCTCTCGGTCGCCGCCGAGATGGGGCTCCGGGTCCCCTCGGACGTATCCCTGCTGGCCTGGGACGACTCCCAGCTGTGCCGGCTCACGCACCCGTCGCTCTCCGCGATGAGCCATGACATCCACGCGTTCGGCGCGGAGGTGGCGAGGGCGATGTACGACGTCCTGGGCGGTGAGCGGGTGACCGGCCGGCAGGTCCCCACCCCGTCCCTCACCCCACGCGGCTCGACCGGCCCACCACCGCCCCCGTAA
- a CDS encoding PaaX family transcriptional regulator C-terminal domain-containing protein, protein MAEQHTPRSLIVTLYGAYGRTPDGAPLAVAELVRLLGALGVDAPSVRSSVSRLKRRGLLIAERTPEGSAGYALSADARQLLDDGDRRIYDRPVPRLSDGWVLAVFSVPEAERHKRHLLRSRLARLGFGTAAPGVWIAPGHLHEETRHALERLRLDPYVDLFRGDHLGFAATAEAVGRWWDLDGIAALHREFLEAHEPVLRWWETRAPAAASVSAEDAYRDYLLALDSWRQLPYADPGLPVELLPADWPGGRSAEVFTALHTQLRDIGADFVRPA, encoded by the coding sequence GTGGCCGAGCAGCACACCCCGCGATCCCTGATCGTCACCCTCTACGGCGCGTACGGCCGGACGCCGGACGGCGCGCCGCTCGCCGTGGCCGAGCTGGTCCGGCTGCTCGGCGCGCTCGGTGTCGACGCGCCGTCCGTACGGTCTTCGGTGTCACGGCTCAAGCGCCGGGGGCTGCTGATCGCGGAGCGGACGCCGGAGGGCTCGGCGGGGTACGCGCTCTCCGCCGACGCCCGGCAACTGCTCGACGACGGCGACCGGCGCATCTACGACCGGCCCGTGCCCCGGCTGTCGGACGGCTGGGTGCTCGCGGTGTTCTCCGTCCCCGAGGCCGAGCGGCACAAACGGCATCTGCTGCGCTCAAGACTGGCCCGGCTGGGGTTCGGTACCGCCGCGCCGGGGGTGTGGATCGCCCCCGGCCATCTGCACGAGGAGACGCGGCACGCGCTGGAGCGGCTGCGTCTCGACCCGTACGTCGATCTGTTCCGCGGCGATCACCTGGGCTTCGCGGCGACGGCGGAGGCGGTGGGCCGGTGGTGGGACCTCGATGGGATCGCCGCGCTGCACAGGGAGTTCCTGGAGGCGCACGAGCCGGTGCTGCGCTGGTGGGAGACACGCGCGCCGGCCGCCGCCTCGGTGTCTGCCGAGGACGCCTACCGGGACTATCTGCTGGCACTCGACTCCTGGCGCCAACTGCCGTACGCCGACCCGGGTCTGCCGGTGGAGCTGCTGCCCGCCGACTGGCCGGGCGGGCGTTCGGCGGAGGTCTTCACGGCGCTGCACACCCAACTGCGCGACATCGGGGCGGACTTCGTACGCCCGGCCTGA
- a CDS encoding acyl-CoA dehydrogenase family protein, with product MPVFSLDPAQKSWCDELRAVAADRLRPLAEKGEPGHVNRPLVAALGELGLLDRMLTAGALDLCLLRESLAHGCTEAETALALQGLGSYPVVQAGTDEQRDRWLPEVAAGRAVAAFALSEPGAGSDAAALALDAVPGGSDGPGWLLTGEKRWISNAPEADFYTVFARTTPGAGARGVTAFLVPADRPGLTGAPIEMLSPHPIGALAFDSVRVSAADVLGEVDQGFRVAMNTLNLFRPSVGAFAVGMAGAALEATLAHTAERTAFGGPLKDLQSVAHQVAEMATRTEAARLLVYAAAEAYDSGAPDVPRRSAMAKLFATETAQYVVDAAVQLHGARALQRGHLLEHLYREVRAPRIYEGATEVQRTIIAKELYG from the coding sequence ATGCCCGTATTCTCGCTCGATCCGGCACAAAAGTCCTGGTGCGACGAGCTGCGTGCCGTCGCCGCCGACCGGCTGCGCCCACTCGCCGAGAAGGGCGAGCCGGGTCACGTCAACCGCCCTCTTGTCGCCGCCCTCGGCGAGCTGGGGCTGCTCGACCGCATGCTGACCGCGGGAGCGCTCGATCTCTGCCTGCTGCGCGAGTCCCTGGCCCACGGCTGTACGGAGGCGGAGACCGCGCTCGCCCTCCAGGGGCTCGGCAGCTACCCGGTCGTCCAGGCCGGCACCGATGAGCAGCGCGACCGCTGGCTGCCCGAGGTGGCGGCGGGCCGCGCCGTGGCCGCGTTCGCGCTGAGCGAGCCGGGCGCCGGGTCCGACGCGGCGGCGCTCGCGCTCGACGCCGTACCGGGTGGTTCTGACGGCCCCGGCTGGCTCCTCACCGGCGAGAAGCGCTGGATCTCCAACGCGCCCGAGGCCGACTTCTACACCGTCTTCGCCCGTACGACCCCCGGTGCCGGAGCGCGCGGCGTCACCGCGTTCCTCGTCCCCGCCGACCGGCCCGGACTGACCGGCGCGCCGATCGAGATGCTCTCACCGCACCCCATCGGCGCCCTGGCCTTCGACTCCGTACGCGTGAGCGCCGCCGATGTCCTCGGCGAGGTGGACCAGGGCTTCCGCGTCGCCATGAACACCCTCAACCTCTTCCGCCCGAGCGTCGGCGCCTTCGCCGTCGGCATGGCGGGCGCCGCCCTCGAAGCGACCCTCGCCCACACCGCCGAACGCACCGCGTTCGGCGGCCCGCTCAAGGACCTCCAGTCCGTCGCGCACCAGGTGGCCGAGATGGCGACGCGCACGGAGGCGGCCCGGCTGCTGGTGTACGCGGCGGCCGAGGCGTACGACTCCGGCGCGCCGGACGTACCGCGCCGCTCCGCGATGGCGAAGCTGTTCGCGACGGAGACCGCGCAGTACGTGGTCGACGCCGCCGTCCAACTGCACGGCGCCCGCGCCCTGCAACGCGGTCACCTGCTGGAACACCTCTACCGCGAGGTCCGAGCGCCCCGTATCTACGAGGGCGCGACCGAGGTCCAACGCACCATCATCGCCAAGGAGTTGTACGGATGA